One stretch of Bacteroidia bacterium DNA includes these proteins:
- a CDS encoding metallophosphoesterase — MFQSIVSKFNSILFFSLLAVTIFLLDLYAWQAFKTLIRDLSSRTKSIIFYTYWSVSIFFVILVILRPFFHVEQTGNPVFGVIQAFGFILIFSKLVIAVPLFLEDIFRFFEWIVGLFSHKESEQLFHSRRKFISITGIGLGSLPFAGLTYGILKGAHDYKVRNVKLDFATLPKSFDGIKIVQISDIHAGSFWDRDAVIEGIEKIKNLNADLILFTGDLVNSKSDEMDNWKDLFSTLSAPFGIYSILGNHDYGDYIHWQSVDAKEANLVRLKQIQAEMGWQMLNNRSIRLEKEGEHIEIIGVENWSAKPNFPKYGKLDEALATSHNSAFQILLSHDPSHWRAEVLKTSKNIKLTLSGHTHGFQFGIETHGFKWSPVKYVYPEWAGLYHEDGQYLYVNRGFGYLGYPGRLGINPEITLFTLHSKTV, encoded by the coding sequence ATGTTTCAAAGCATCGTGTCCAAATTCAATTCAATACTTTTTTTCTCATTATTAGCGGTTACAATTTTCCTTTTAGACTTATATGCCTGGCAAGCGTTCAAAACACTTATCCGCGACTTGTCATCACGAACAAAAAGCATCATTTTCTACACCTATTGGTCAGTCAGTATTTTCTTTGTCATTCTGGTGATTTTGCGTCCTTTTTTCCATGTTGAACAAACAGGCAATCCGGTCTTTGGTGTCATACAAGCTTTTGGTTTTATATTGATTTTTTCAAAATTGGTAATTGCTGTACCTTTATTTCTTGAAGATATATTCAGGTTCTTTGAATGGATAGTCGGTCTCTTCTCGCACAAAGAATCAGAGCAGTTATTTCATAGTCGCAGAAAATTTATTTCAATTACAGGAATTGGATTGGGTTCGCTGCCTTTTGCCGGTCTTACTTATGGAATATTGAAAGGGGCACATGATTATAAAGTAAGAAATGTAAAACTGGATTTTGCGACTCTGCCAAAGTCCTTTGATGGGATTAAGATTGTTCAAATCTCCGATATCCATGCCGGCAGTTTTTGGGATAGAGATGCAGTTATCGAAGGTATTGAAAAAATCAAAAACCTCAATGCAGATTTAATCCTATTTACAGGCGACCTAGTGAACAGCAAGTCTGACGAGATGGACAATTGGAAGGATTTATTCAGCACCCTTTCTGCACCTTTCGGTATTTACTCTATATTAGGCAATCATGATTACGGTGACTATATACATTGGCAATCAGTTGACGCTAAAGAAGCAAACCTCGTTAGGCTAAAGCAAATCCAAGCTGAAATGGGTTGGCAAATGCTAAACAACCGCAGTATTAGGCTGGAAAAGGAAGGAGAACATATTGAAATTATAGGTGTTGAGAATTGGAGTGCAAAACCAAACTTTCCTAAATACGGAAAACTTGACGAGGCATTAGCAACTTCTCACAATTCTGCATTTCAAATCCTGCTATCACACGACCCAAGTCATTGGCGTGCAGAAGTGCTCAAGACAAGCAAAAATATCAAACTCACTCTTTCAGGGCACACACATGGATTTCAATTTGGAATAGAGACACATGGATTCAAATGGAGTCCGGTAAAATACGTATATCCCGAATGGGCAGGACTTTATCATGAAGATGGTCAGTATCTATATGTGAACAGAGGGTTTGGCTATCTTGGCTATCCCGGCAGATTGGGAATAAACCCTGAAATCACATTGTTTACATTACATTCAAAAACAGTTTAA
- the ndk gene encoding nucleoside-diphosphate kinase, with translation MTTNETFTMIKPDAVTNGHTGKILDQILNAGFTIKAMKYTRLSKEHAEMFYAIHKERPFFNDLVNFMTSGSIVAAILQKENAVNDFRELIGNTDPKKAAPGTIRNKFAQSIDANAIHGSDSDENAEIEGNIFFSKFERF, from the coding sequence ATGACAACCAACGAAACATTCACAATGATTAAGCCTGACGCAGTAACAAACGGACACACAGGCAAGATTTTAGACCAAATCCTCAATGCAGGATTTACCATTAAAGCAATGAAATATACTCGCCTAAGTAAGGAACATGCTGAGATGTTTTATGCAATTCACAAAGAGCGTCCATTCTTTAACGACCTTGTAAATTTTATGACATCCGGTAGTATTGTAGCAGCTATCCTTCAAAAAGAAAATGCAGTGAACGATTTTAGAGAATTGATCGGCAACACAGACCCTAAAAAGGCTGCTCCGGGAACCATCCGCAATAAATTTGCACAATCTATCGATGCAAATGCAATCCACGGTTCAGACAGCGATGAAAATGCAGAAATTGAAGGGAACATATTTTTTAGCAAATTTGAAAGGTTTTAA
- a CDS encoding S41 family peptidase, translating into MTRFFNKRSFLQPTIYSLLLIAGIVVGFFLKPPTKSRIYQILDIVQNDYVDQPYPQELEEDAIKGMLSQLDPHTTFVPAALVEYTERKVKGNYQGIGVEYIIYQDTAVITKTYLKGPAFMAGLNEGDRIIEADGHSLTGENAKNEKIIEAISGEAGSIAKIKIYRKRNNKIIESQIRRGSVPLRSVDAFYLIDKYTGIIKIKSFSATTHTEFKDALIKLQKAGMKNLVIDLRNNGGGLLREAIKIANELLEKGDLITFTQGRKRRKEAYKASGNGIFKTGRILVITNRSTASASEILTGALQDNDRAFIIGARTFGKGLVQEPYRLPDGSSLRLTVARYYTPSGRSIQKPYTKDVEAYRQEIYRRKDITDIDSTEQIYYSTKLNRTLRAGGGISPDLVITDTLNESDKFEFHLGGIFTSGILDVFVLDHMRQEIYKVNGKYHSALSFAHNYKINSTIFNNISKYINANPKYKNLKINAFGENLIRKYIKAYIARICFGEEGYQQVINQEEGLNIRIQLALMAYDKEFQKLQKK; encoded by the coding sequence GTGACTCGCTTTTTTAATAAAAGGTCATTCTTACAACCGACTATTTATTCGTTGTTATTAATAGCAGGAATAGTAGTCGGTTTTTTTCTAAAACCACCAACCAAGAGTCGCATTTACCAAATTCTTGACATCGTTCAAAACGACTATGTTGATCAGCCCTATCCTCAAGAATTAGAAGAAGATGCTATCAAAGGGATGTTATCACAATTAGACCCTCACACCACATTTGTTCCAGCAGCATTAGTTGAATATACAGAACGAAAAGTCAAGGGTAATTACCAAGGGATTGGAGTTGAATACATAATCTATCAAGACACCGCAGTTATTACAAAAACCTATCTCAAAGGTCCTGCATTCATGGCAGGATTAAATGAAGGGGATAGAATCATTGAAGCGGACGGACATAGTCTGACCGGTGAAAATGCAAAAAACGAAAAAATTATTGAAGCAATTTCCGGAGAAGCCGGCTCTATTGCTAAAATCAAGATATATAGAAAAAGGAATAATAAGATTATTGAATCACAAATCAGACGGGGTTCTGTTCCTTTGAGAAGTGTGGATGCATTTTATTTGATTGATAAATATACGGGTATAATTAAAATCAAATCCTTTAGTGCCACAACGCATACAGAGTTTAAAGATGCTTTGATTAAACTTCAAAAAGCAGGCATGAAAAACCTTGTGATAGACCTTAGAAATAATGGTGGAGGTTTGTTGCGTGAAGCAATTAAAATTGCCAATGAATTACTTGAAAAAGGCGATTTAATTACATTTACACAAGGACGAAAACGCAGAAAAGAAGCATATAAAGCAAGTGGTAACGGGATTTTTAAAACCGGCCGTATCCTTGTGATTACAAACAGAAGCACAGCTTCAGCAAGTGAAATTCTAACCGGTGCGCTTCAAGATAATGACAGAGCCTTTATCATAGGTGCCAGGACATTTGGCAAAGGGCTTGTGCAAGAGCCTTATCGCCTACCTGACGGCTCTTCCCTAAGGCTCACTGTTGCTCGGTATTACACACCTTCGGGCAGAAGCATTCAAAAACCATATACTAAAGATGTTGAAGCCTATAGACAAGAAATTTATCGAAGAAAAGACATTACAGACATTGACAGTACAGAACAAATTTATTACAGCACCAAGCTAAACAGAACACTAAGAGCCGGTGGAGGCATTAGTCCTGATTTAGTGATTACGGATACTCTTAACGAATCAGACAAGTTTGAGTTTCACTTAGGAGGCATCTTTACTTCCGGCATATTGGATGTTTTTGTGTTAGACCATATGCGCCAAGAAATTTACAAGGTTAATGGCAAATATCATTCTGCCCTTAGTTTTGCGCATAACTACAAAATTAACTCCACAATTTTTAACAATATCAGTAAGTATATTAATGCAAATCCAAAATACAAGAATTTAAAAATCAATGCATTTGGAGAGAATTTAATACGCAAATATATTAAGGCTTACATTGCAAGAATATGCTTTGGCGAAGAAGGCTACCAACAGGTTATCAATCAAGAAGAAGGATTGAACATACGCATTCAGCTTGCATTAATGGCTTACGACAAAGAGTTCCAAAAATTACAAAAGAAATAA
- the fmt gene encoding methionyl-tRNA formyltransferase, producing the protein MNSPLRIVFYGTPEFAAYSLKQIHQSGFQIIAVVTAPDKPAGRGLAVQSSAVKKMAEELSLHVLQPSNLKSESFLSELKTLNPDVQVVIAFRMLPETVWALPSKGTFNLHASLLPQYRGAAPINHAIINGEKETGVTTFFIEKELDTGKIILQSKVEITNQDNAGTLHDKLMFEGADLVNKTLIQIQNNTVRSSTQSVDGIVLKAAPKIFPQDCYINWEQNASAIYNFVRGLAPYPVARTQHNDKIFKVYATALSETASIPTLSPGEWSITNKQLLVGCADQNILITEIQQEGKKRMKIADFLLGYRD; encoded by the coding sequence ATGAATTCACCGCTCCGTATTGTATTTTATGGCACACCTGAGTTTGCTGCCTATTCACTAAAACAGATTCATCAATCAGGATTCCAAATTATAGCAGTAGTTACCGCCCCCGACAAACCGGCAGGAAGAGGTTTAGCTGTTCAAAGTTCTGCTGTAAAAAAAATGGCAGAAGAGTTAAGTCTTCATGTCTTACAACCTTCCAATCTAAAATCAGAATCATTTCTTTCAGAATTAAAAACATTAAATCCTGATGTACAAGTTGTGATTGCATTTCGCATGTTGCCGGAAACAGTGTGGGCGCTACCATCAAAAGGAACATTCAACCTTCACGCATCTTTACTCCCCCAATATCGCGGTGCTGCGCCTATTAATCACGCCATTATAAATGGTGAAAAAGAAACTGGAGTAACTACATTCTTTATTGAAAAGGAATTAGATACCGGAAAAATCATTTTACAATCTAAAGTTGAGATAACCAATCAAGACAATGCCGGCACTTTGCATGACAAGCTCATGTTTGAAGGGGCGGATTTAGTAAACAAAACACTTATACAAATTCAAAATAACACAGTTAGAAGTTCAACCCAATCTGTTGATGGAATAGTATTAAAAGCGGCTCCAAAAATCTTCCCTCAAGACTGCTATATTAATTGGGAACAAAACGCATCAGCCATTTATAACTTTGTGAGAGGACTTGCTCCTTATCCTGTTGCCAGAACACAACATAATGACAAAATTTTTAAAGTATATGCAACTGCACTATCTGAAACAGCCTCCATCCCCACACTTTCTCCGGGTGAATGGAGCATAACAAACAAACAATTACTTGTAGGGTGTGCAGATCAGAACATCTTGATTACAGAAATTCAACAAGAAGGAAAAAAAAGGATGAAAATTGCAGACTTCCTATTGGGTTATCGAGACTGA
- a CDS encoding T9SS type A sorting domain-containing protein, whose amino-acid sequence MKKKYYLLGALVFLFTWQQLDAARWYVDANAIGMYNGKSWKDAFKGLQDGLDKASAGDTIWVASGTYYPVKSPAPSGDPRDVTFYLKDRVHIYGGFSGSEVELSDRRSDSLNLHVKFETILSGDIGTPNNASDNAYHIVISNNLSSFTLDGFTISGGFATDMTALTVGGNDIYRNAGSGIYNYETQGVYRHLVVRDNLAYSTDPELGGGGGMYNWEINAQGTLLVDQSIFVGNIAKNCNGGAMYNSNSSVNIKNSFFYKNEAHTDDEGGGAIDNREGSDCLISDVVFEGNLSTNSGGGIYNDGSKPKLTNVLFLKNQATGSCGGGMDTDGGSDAILNNVTFQSNYAAEDGGGLYGWKSSPTLNHVYFYDNYAANNGGGMYYYNTCKPVITNAIFMENSADNFFGGFGLERESEAVLTNVLFAKNTAINEAGGMGALGSNTKLIVTNATIANNSTKNGNAGGGYDMGSTTTLRNSIIAKNTPDDVTINPFLATLVFHSLIGDTYIEDGSVNPSGSTVTTSYFEDLANDDYRLDVTSMAIDLGDSNFYAPAKTPDLSSIKTDLNGDNRFLGKNVDLGAYERCAQILAPSGLVAKSPNHPVLSGSSITFTLTPKNAGVNPTFQWYKNGSAILGETSMSYAGTTGTDFNDKDTIWAMIYTHETCLSPTDTASAKAIVEICPQVLVPSAAILLSTGTLVPAGTPVSFSLDLNNVGMSPVIEWFKNGKKIPLQSGITYNATAGNNFADGDTIWATVVSSDPCAMPKSTMSNKVVMNICANVLIPSATISKNTGSLVPNGTNVTFTLSPVDAGSSPDIEWYKNSVLIAGQTTTTLNIIAGSDFNTGDTIWAKVLANDPCVVPNNAFSNKEIMSICSSTVIPTISISIDKPRVVPSGTVVAFSSIATDAGASPVFEWYKNGVLIPSVSTSYYFATAGIDYVDGDSITAKLISSEPCAVPNNGMSNAITLSICANVLQPKISISITPQTMVPVGATVTFSVQIEDVGDNPTIVWYKNNTVIAGQNNAMTYEAVAGNDFVEGDSIWAKVISVDPCVVPNTVSSNKLVVEFCPLTLTPSATLSKDVNSGVFAGTEVEFVLTVNDAGATPTIEWFKNNVLIPSVNGMTYTAIAGTDFDNGDTIWARALASDPCALPDNAVSNKMVMTVFGLGVQSLASNFDIKLAPNPNSGNFVLTANFVTGANYRADVTDVLGRKVYSENFIGSQNSQEFSMPVTLTPGVYMLSIHNNEMGTQTIRFVIE is encoded by the coding sequence ATGAAAAAGAAGTATTACTTATTGGGAGCATTGGTGTTCCTATTTACTTGGCAACAATTAGATGCTGCCAGATGGTATGTTGATGCAAATGCAATAGGAATGTATAACGGCAAAAGCTGGAAAGATGCTTTTAAAGGACTGCAAGACGGTCTTGACAAAGCATCGGCTGGTGATACAATTTGGGTGGCAAGCGGTACATATTATCCGGTTAAATCACCTGCACCATCCGGAGATCCACGCGATGTAACTTTTTACTTAAAAGATAGAGTACATATTTATGGAGGATTTTCAGGTAGCGAAGTGGAATTATCAGACCGTAGATCTGATTCGTTAAATTTACATGTCAAATTTGAAACCATCCTTAGCGGAGATATTGGCACACCAAATAACGCTTCAGATAACGCTTATCATATTGTTATTTCAAATAATCTGTCCTCATTTACTCTGGATGGATTTACCATTTCTGGCGGTTTTGCTACTGACATGACTGCTCTGACAGTTGGGGGAAATGATATATATAGAAATGCAGGTTCTGGAATATATAACTATGAAACTCAAGGCGTTTATAGGCATTTAGTTGTCCGGGATAACCTTGCCTATAGTACTGATCCTGAATTAGGAGGAGGAGGAGGAATGTATAACTGGGAAATCAATGCGCAAGGCACTCTCTTGGTGGACCAGTCTATCTTTGTAGGCAATATTGCAAAAAACTGTAATGGTGGTGCAATGTATAACTCTAATAGCAGCGTAAACATTAAAAATTCGTTTTTCTATAAGAACGAAGCACATACAGATGATGAAGGAGGCGGAGCCATTGACAATAGAGAGGGTAGTGATTGTTTAATATCAGATGTTGTTTTCGAAGGTAATTTGTCAACCAATTCAGGTGGAGGGATTTATAATGATGGAAGTAAGCCTAAGTTAACCAACGTATTGTTTTTAAAAAATCAAGCAACCGGAAGCTGCGGTGGCGGTATGGATACCGATGGAGGCAGTGATGCAATCCTGAATAATGTAACTTTTCAAAGTAATTATGCAGCAGAAGACGGTGGTGGATTATATGGATGGAAGTCAAGCCCTACACTCAATCATGTTTATTTCTATGATAACTATGCTGCAAATAATGGCGGAGGCATGTATTATTATAATACTTGTAAACCGGTTATTACAAATGCAATTTTTATGGAAAATAGTGCTGATAATTTCTTTGGAGGTTTTGGATTAGAAAGAGAATCCGAGGCAGTTCTTACTAATGTTTTGTTTGCAAAAAACACAGCAATTAATGAAGCCGGAGGTATGGGAGCATTAGGCTCTAATACAAAATTGATTGTAACAAATGCTACTATTGCCAACAATTCGACTAAAAATGGCAATGCCGGAGGTGGTTATGATATGGGTTCTACAACTACTTTACGTAATTCAATCATTGCTAAGAATACACCGGATGATGTCACTATTAATCCTTTTTTAGCAACACTGGTTTTTCATTCTTTAATTGGAGATACTTACATTGAAGACGGTAGTGTGAATCCAAGTGGCTCAACCGTAACTACAAGTTATTTTGAAGACCTGGCAAATGATGATTATAGATTGGATGTTACAAGTATGGCAATAGACTTGGGAGATTCAAATTTTTATGCACCTGCAAAAACTCCTGATTTGTCTTCAATAAAAACTGATTTGAATGGTGATAACAGGTTTTTAGGCAAAAATGTTGATTTAGGTGCTTATGAACGTTGTGCTCAGATTTTAGCTCCTTCAGGATTGGTTGCTAAATCTCCAAACCACCCTGTGTTAAGCGGTAGTTCAATTACTTTTACTCTAACTCCAAAAAATGCAGGAGTTAATCCTACGTTCCAATGGTATAAGAATGGTTCCGCCATATTAGGAGAAACAAGCATGAGCTATGCAGGTACTACCGGAACTGATTTTAATGATAAAGATACAATCTGGGCGATGATTTATACACATGAAACTTGTTTAAGCCCGACAGATACTGCAAGTGCTAAAGCTATTGTTGAGATTTGCCCTCAAGTGCTTGTGCCCAGTGCGGCAATTCTCCTGTCAACCGGCACCCTTGTTCCCGCAGGTACTCCTGTTTCTTTTTCACTTGATTTGAATAATGTTGGAATGAGTCCTGTGATTGAATGGTTTAAAAATGGCAAAAAGATTCCGCTGCAAAGTGGAATTACATATAATGCAACAGCCGGCAATAACTTCGCAGATGGAGATACTATCTGGGCTACTGTAGTTTCTTCTGACCCTTGCGCAATGCCTAAATCTACTATGAGTAACAAAGTTGTGATGAATATTTGTGCAAACGTGCTTATCCCTTCTGCAACAATTTCAAAGAATACAGGTAGCCTTGTCCCTAACGGCACGAATGTTACTTTTACTTTAAGTCCGGTAGATGCAGGCAGTTCTCCTGATATTGAATGGTATAAAAACAGTGTATTAATTGCCGGTCAAACTACTACTACGCTGAATATTATTGCAGGTTCTGATTTTAATACTGGCGATACAATTTGGGCTAAAGTGCTTGCTAATGATCCTTGTGTTGTTCCTAATAATGCATTTAGCAATAAGGAAATTATGTCAATCTGTTCAAGCACTGTTATACCTACTATTTCAATTTCTATTGATAAACCCAGAGTGGTGCCATCAGGAACGGTTGTAGCATTTTCTTCAATCGCTACAGACGCAGGAGCGAGCCCGGTTTTTGAATGGTACAAAAACGGAGTTTTAATACCTTCAGTTTCAACTTCATATTATTTTGCTACTGCCGGAATTGACTATGTCGATGGTGATTCTATTACAGCAAAGTTAATTTCAAGCGAACCGTGTGCTGTACCTAATAACGGAATGAGTAATGCAATAACTTTGTCAATTTGTGCCAATGTTTTACAACCTAAGATTTCAATTTCTATAACCCCTCAAACAATGGTTCCTGTTGGGGCTACGGTAACATTTAGTGTGCAAATTGAAGATGTTGGAGACAATCCGACTATTGTATGGTACAAAAATAATACAGTAATCGCAGGTCAAAATAATGCGATGACCTATGAAGCTGTTGCCGGAAATGATTTTGTTGAAGGAGATTCAATCTGGGCAAAGGTTATCTCAGTTGACCCTTGCGTAGTTCCAAACACTGTTTCAAGTAACAAACTTGTTGTAGAATTTTGTCCTTTGACACTAACTCCAAGTGCTACACTAAGCAAGGATGTTAATTCAGGGGTGTTTGCTGGAACTGAGGTTGAGTTTGTATTGACAGTAAATGATGCAGGAGCCACTCCAACTATAGAATGGTTTAAGAACAATGTGCTCATCCCTTCTGTAAATGGAATGACATACACAGCAATAGCTGGAACTGATTTTGACAATGGAGATACTATTTGGGCTAGAGCGTTGGCTTCAGACCCTTGTGCGCTGCCTGATAATGCCGTATCTAATAAAATGGTGATGACTGTGTTTGGGTTAGGAGTGCAAAGTCTTGCATCAAATTTTGATATTAAGTTAGCTCCAAATCCAAATAGTGGAAACTTTGTGTTGACTGCCAACTTTGTTACCGGAGCTAACTATCGCGCTGATGTAACAGATGTGTTGGGAAGAAAAGTTTATTCTGAAAATTTCATTGGTAGTCAAAACAGCCAAGAGTTTTCAATGCCGGTTACATTGACACCCGGTGTTTATATGCTTTCAATACACAACAATGAAATGGGAACTCAAACCATCAGGTTTGTGATTGAATAA